From Canis aureus isolate CA01 chromosome 7, VMU_Caureus_v.1.0, whole genome shotgun sequence, a single genomic window includes:
- the CILK1 gene encoding serine/threonine-protein kinase ICK isoform X2: MNRYTTIKQLGDGTYGSVLLGRSIESGELIAIKKMKRKFYSWEECMNLREVKSLKKLNHANVVKLKEVIRENDHLYFIFEYMKENLYQLIKERNKLFPESAIRNIMYQILQGLAFIHKHGFFHRDLKPENLLCMGPELVKIADFGLAREIRSRPPYTDYVSTRWYRAPEVLLRSTNYSSPIDIWAVGCIMAEVYTLRPLFPGASEIDTIFKICQLLGTPKKTDWPEGYQLSSAMNFRWPQCVPNNLKTLIPNASSEAIQLLRDMLQWDPKKRPTASQALRYPYFQIGHPLGSTTQSLQDSGKAQKDVLEKAGPPPHIKPVPPAQPPTKPHPRISSRQHQGSQAPQHLIYPYKAEASRTDHPNHLPEDKPSPLLFPSLHTKKPQSKMLAGLEPKNGEIKPKSRRRWGLVSRSTKDSDDWADLDDLDFSPSLTRIDLKNKKRQSEETLCRFESVLDLKPSEPVGTGNSAPTQTSYQRRDTPTLRSAAKQHYLKHSRYLPGINIRNGILPNPGKDFIPSNPWSSSGLSGKSSGTVSVISKINSVGSGSTSSSGLTGNYIPSFLKKEVGSAMQRVHLAPIPDPSPGYSSLKAVRPHPGRPFFHTQPRSTPGLMPRPPAAQPVHGRTDWASKYASRR, encoded by the exons ATGAATAGATACACAACAATCAAGCAACTTGGGGATGGAACCTATGGTTCCGTCCTACTGGGACGAAGCATTGAGTCTGGGGAACTGATTGCCAttaaaaa aatgaaaagaaagttttattcCTGGGAGGAATGCATGAACCTTCGGGAGGTTAAG TCTTTAAAGAAGCTCAACCATGCCAATGtagtaaaattaaaagaagttaTCAGGGAGAATgatcatctttattttatctttgagtACATGAAGGAAAATCTTTACCAGCTCATAAAAGAAAG AAATAAGTTGTTCCCTGAATCTGCTATAAGGAATATCATGTATCAGATATTACAAGGACTTGCATTTATTCACAAACACG GCTTCTTCCATCGGGACTTAAAGCCTGAGAACCTCCTCTGCATGGGCCCAGAACTTGTGAAAATTGCAGACTTTGGGTTGGCCCGAGAAATCCGATCGAGACCCCCATACACAGACTATGTATCTACCAGATG GTACAGGGCCCCAGAAGTGCTCCTGAGATCTACCAACTACAGCTCCCCCATTGACATCTGGGCGGTGGGCTGCATCATGGCAGAAGTGTACACCCTCAGGCCACTCTTTCCCGGGGCCAGTGAAATTGACACCATCTTCAAAATTTGCCAGCTGTTGGGGACACCCAAAAAG ACTGACTGGCCTGAAGGCTACCAACTTTCAAGTGCGATGAACTTCCGCTGGCCCCAATGCGTACCCAATAACTTAAAGACCCTGATTCCAAATGCCAGCAGCGAAGCCATTCAACTCCTGAGAGACATGCTCCAGTGGGATCCCAAGAAACGGCCAACAGCTAGTCAg GCTCTTCGATATCCTTACTTCCAGATTGGGCATCCACTGGGCAGCACCACACAGAGCCTTCAGGATTCAGGAAAAGCACAGAAAGATGTCCTGGAGAAGGCAGGCCCGCCTCCTCACATTAAGCCGGtcccccctgcccagcccccaacCAAACCACACCCGCGGATTTCATCGAGACAACATCAAGGCAGCCAGGCCCCTCAGCATCTCATATACCCCTACAAAGCAGAGGCTTCCAGGACAGATCACCCAAACCATCTTCCAGAGGACAAGCCAAGCCCATTGCTCTTCCCGTCCCTCCATACCAAGAAGCCTCAGTCG AAAATGCTAGCTGGCCTAGAACCCAAAAATGGGGAGATCAAGCCGAAGAGTAGGAGAAGGTGGGGTCTTGTGTCCCGGTCAACAAAGGATTCCGATGACTGGGCTGACTTGGATGACTTGGATTTCAGTCCATCCCTCACCAGGATTGACCTGAAAAACAAGAAGAGACAGAGTGAAGAGACTCTCTGCAG ATTTGAGAGTGTCTTGGACCTGAAGCCCTCTGAGCCTGTGGGTACAGGCAATAGCGCCCCCACCCAGACCTCCTATCAGAGGCGAGACACACCAACCCTGAGATCTGCCGCCAAGCAGCACTACTTGAAGCACTCACGATACTTGCCTG gaataaatataagaaaCGGCATCCTTCCAAATCCAGGCAAGGATTTTATTCCATCTAACCCGTGGTCTAGTTCTGGTTTGTCTGGGAAATCTTCAGGAACAGTATCGGTAATCAGCAAAATAAATTCAG TTGGTTCCGGTTCTACAAGTTCTAGTGGACTGACTGGAAACTATATCCCATCCTTTCTGAAAAAAGAAGTGGGTTCTGCTATGCAGAGAGTACACTTGGCACCTATTCCAGATCCTTCCCCTG GCTATTCTTCCCTGAAGGCTGTGAGACCTCACCCCGGGCGACCTTTTTTCCACACCCAGCCTAGAAGCACTCCTGGGTTGATGCCACGGCCTCCAGCTGCCCAGCCAGTGCACGGCCGGACGGACTGGGCTTCTAAGTACGCTTCTCGGCGATGA
- the CILK1 gene encoding serine/threonine-protein kinase ICK isoform X1 yields MNRYTTIKQLGDGTYGSVLLGRSIESGELIAIKKMKRKFYSWEECMNLREVKSLKKLNHANVVKLKEVIRENDHLYFIFEYMKENLYQLIKERNKLFPESAIRNIMYQILQGLAFIHKHGFFHRDLKPENLLCMGPELVKIADFGLAREIRSRPPYTDYVSTRWYRAPEVLLRSTNYSSPIDIWAVGCIMAEVYTLRPLFPGASEIDTIFKICQLLGTPKKTDWPEGYQLSSAMNFRWPQCVPNNLKTLIPNASSEAIQLLRDMLQWDPKKRPTASQALRYPYFQIGHPLGSTTQSLQDSGKAQKDVLEKAGPPPHIKPVPPAQPPTKPHPRISSRQHQGSQAPQHLIYPYKAEASRTDHPNHLPEDKPSPLLFPSLHTKKPQSKMLAGLEPKNGEIKPKSRRRWGLVSRSTKDSDDWADLDDLDFSPSLTRIDLKNKKRQSEETLCRFESVLDLKPSEPVGTGNSAPTQTSYQRRDTPTLRSAAKQHYLKHSRYLPGINIRNGILPNPGKDFIPSNPWSSSGLSGKSSGTVSVISKINSDVAKLLSSRVWELCCILDATWYCQDCKMCAGLIVGSGSTSSSGLTGNYIPSFLKKEVGSAMQRVHLAPIPDPSPGYSSLKAVRPHPGRPFFHTQPRSTPGLMPRPPAAQPVHGRTDWASKYASRR; encoded by the exons ATGAATAGATACACAACAATCAAGCAACTTGGGGATGGAACCTATGGTTCCGTCCTACTGGGACGAAGCATTGAGTCTGGGGAACTGATTGCCAttaaaaa aatgaaaagaaagttttattcCTGGGAGGAATGCATGAACCTTCGGGAGGTTAAG TCTTTAAAGAAGCTCAACCATGCCAATGtagtaaaattaaaagaagttaTCAGGGAGAATgatcatctttattttatctttgagtACATGAAGGAAAATCTTTACCAGCTCATAAAAGAAAG AAATAAGTTGTTCCCTGAATCTGCTATAAGGAATATCATGTATCAGATATTACAAGGACTTGCATTTATTCACAAACACG GCTTCTTCCATCGGGACTTAAAGCCTGAGAACCTCCTCTGCATGGGCCCAGAACTTGTGAAAATTGCAGACTTTGGGTTGGCCCGAGAAATCCGATCGAGACCCCCATACACAGACTATGTATCTACCAGATG GTACAGGGCCCCAGAAGTGCTCCTGAGATCTACCAACTACAGCTCCCCCATTGACATCTGGGCGGTGGGCTGCATCATGGCAGAAGTGTACACCCTCAGGCCACTCTTTCCCGGGGCCAGTGAAATTGACACCATCTTCAAAATTTGCCAGCTGTTGGGGACACCCAAAAAG ACTGACTGGCCTGAAGGCTACCAACTTTCAAGTGCGATGAACTTCCGCTGGCCCCAATGCGTACCCAATAACTTAAAGACCCTGATTCCAAATGCCAGCAGCGAAGCCATTCAACTCCTGAGAGACATGCTCCAGTGGGATCCCAAGAAACGGCCAACAGCTAGTCAg GCTCTTCGATATCCTTACTTCCAGATTGGGCATCCACTGGGCAGCACCACACAGAGCCTTCAGGATTCAGGAAAAGCACAGAAAGATGTCCTGGAGAAGGCAGGCCCGCCTCCTCACATTAAGCCGGtcccccctgcccagcccccaacCAAACCACACCCGCGGATTTCATCGAGACAACATCAAGGCAGCCAGGCCCCTCAGCATCTCATATACCCCTACAAAGCAGAGGCTTCCAGGACAGATCACCCAAACCATCTTCCAGAGGACAAGCCAAGCCCATTGCTCTTCCCGTCCCTCCATACCAAGAAGCCTCAGTCG AAAATGCTAGCTGGCCTAGAACCCAAAAATGGGGAGATCAAGCCGAAGAGTAGGAGAAGGTGGGGTCTTGTGTCCCGGTCAACAAAGGATTCCGATGACTGGGCTGACTTGGATGACTTGGATTTCAGTCCATCCCTCACCAGGATTGACCTGAAAAACAAGAAGAGACAGAGTGAAGAGACTCTCTGCAG ATTTGAGAGTGTCTTGGACCTGAAGCCCTCTGAGCCTGTGGGTACAGGCAATAGCGCCCCCACCCAGACCTCCTATCAGAGGCGAGACACACCAACCCTGAGATCTGCCGCCAAGCAGCACTACTTGAAGCACTCACGATACTTGCCTG gaataaatataagaaaCGGCATCCTTCCAAATCCAGGCAAGGATTTTATTCCATCTAACCCGTGGTCTAGTTCTGGTTTGTCTGGGAAATCTTCAGGAACAGTATCGGTAATCAGCAAAATAAATTCAG ATGTTGCCAAATTGCTCTCCAGCAGGGTCTGGGAGTTGTGCTGCATCCTTGATGCCACTTGGTACTGTCAAGATTGCAAAATGTGTGCCGGTCTGATAG TTGGTTCCGGTTCTACAAGTTCTAGTGGACTGACTGGAAACTATATCCCATCCTTTCTGAAAAAAGAAGTGGGTTCTGCTATGCAGAGAGTACACTTGGCACCTATTCCAGATCCTTCCCCTG GCTATTCTTCCCTGAAGGCTGTGAGACCTCACCCCGGGCGACCTTTTTTCCACACCCAGCCTAGAAGCACTCCTGGGTTGATGCCACGGCCTCCAGCTGCCCAGCCAGTGCACGGCCGGACGGACTGGGCTTCTAAGTACGCTTCTCGGCGATGA
- the LOC144317365 gene encoding uncharacterized protein LOC144317365, giving the protein MYLGDSHVLLNTLCWCCHRKIWLHSGEACCFCRTAPPRP; this is encoded by the coding sequence atgtatttgggAGATAGTCACGTTCTATTAAATACCTTGTGCTGGTGCTGCCATCGAAAAATCTGGTTACACTCTGGGGAGGCCTGCTGCTTCTGCAGGACTGCACCGCCTCGGCCCTGA